DNA from Gracilinanus agilis isolate LMUSP501 chromosome 3, AgileGrace, whole genome shotgun sequence:
ATACATTACAGGAAagtctcccagggttgtgagaagAAGCAGAGAAGTGGTGGGTGAGCTTTGTGGGGTTGGGAGAAAGGAACCTTAAACCCTGCTGCTAATGTGCCCTAGAAAGGAGATCTTGGAGTCATCATTGATTTTTCTTCTGATTATAGCCAAAGGGGTTCAGGAAGACTAGCAAAATGCTGTGGATTCCCAGGAAAGAGCTTGGAAACAAAATAACATTATTTTGTCTTAATATTGGGCATGGTTTTGTTTGCTGCACCTGAATAAAGATATAACATGGTTGGCAAAAGATGTAGGAAAAGCAGCTAAAATGATTATGGAAGTTGAGGAGCATCTGTAGAGGATAAATTAAAAGCTTTGAAAAGAGGAAGATGGAGAAGGGGATGTGATTGAAGGCTCTTcaatcatgaagaaaatgaatgggataaaatgagatttgttCACCAAATTCTGAAAAGTAGAACTAGGGTGcattaggttaagcagatggtAGAGCAGAAGAAAAGTATCTTCTAAACATGAGATAAACATAggggtgttattattatataaggtataataatgtaataatgtattattattagcAAGCAATATAGATAAAAATGTTTAGGAAGGATTTAGGTAAATGTATGGTGGCTCTATGATGAATTTTGGGGTTGGTTGGAAACTGCCTTTTACTTTTTGAGGTAATTGACATGGTAGACAAATCATCTCATGACCTTCTCAGAAAACAAACAGTGGACTGGATGGACTAATGGTATCACCTATTTTGGTGTAGAGGCTGTCTGTCTCTTTTTAGGAAAGCCTGagatctccctcccttttttttctctttcttctagcACTGATTGGGACGGTGGGCCTTAAATCCCTTGGTGGCCAACAAGCATTCAGTGTAGGATGAGTTAATTTAGGTGTGTGAGAGTGATTGCTTAAGTGAGGTCTAGAATATGATATGGGTTGGAGATTGACTAGTGATGTTATTGCATACAACTGAGTATACttttgttctgctttttaaaaattatagcaaaaattaatttattcacaGTGGTTAAGTGATAGGTTAGGGTCCTGACCAAGTGTACCTTCTGGTTAATGGAAAGTGATCATATATTCTAGGGCTATCTTATATATTAGTAGCTACTCTTTGTTTTCCTATAGTTTTGAACTTCTCAAGGGAGGGAGTAGTGAGAGTGATGTATTGACGAAGTtccttggaaaaaaaaaggaaaatgggattGGTAAAATGCCTGACTAAAAGCAGTCGAGTGGCTCCAACCCTGCTCCACTTAGGCCTAATTGAACAGTATTGTGAAGGTAGGAATTGGGATCAGATTGAATTGTTACTGACCATATATATCGATATGCCTTGGAAATTGAATTTTTGGAATAAACCTTAGTTGTTTACATTGTAAAAGGTTAACCCATTTTCTGCTGATTTGAATTTTCTGATAGATGGTAATTTATGtcatcaacaagtatttgttgaaCATTTGGAAAATGTGAAGATATAGGACAGCTAAATTAGAgggtaatgttttttttttctcaaataattctTTTAGTGAGCCCTTCTAGTGAATTAGGAGCCCTGTTATTAGTAGTTATCACATCTGACATGTAGTCTTTTAaggttttacaaagtactttacatccaTTATTTCATCCTCAGCAGATGACAGTTTGTCCCTAACATTGTCTCATACCATCTTGCAGATGCCATGTGGCCTGTGTTTTGGACAGCGATTCGTGTCTATGCCCCCTATGTCACATTCCCTGTGGCCTTTGTGGTGGGGGCTGTGGGCTACCACCTGGAGTGGTTCATCAGGGGGAAGTCGCCCCAGCCTgtggaggaagagaagagcatCTTAGAGCGTCGAGAAGACCGAAAGTTGGAAGAGCTATTAGGCAAGGACCTCACTCAGGTGGTGAGCCTTAAGGACAAGCTTGAATTTGCTCCCAAAGCTGTATTGAACAGAAACCGTCCTGAGAAGAGTTAATGGAGGGCCCTGGCCCCATAGTTCCTTCCAAGGACCTGTCTAAGTGGCAATCCATGGCCACTATCTTTTTCCTACCCTTCCTAGAACCTCCATCTGATTTGCTTTGCTCCTTGTTCTGACCCTTTCGCCTCATCTTGTCCACCCCTGTTTCCACTCTTCCTCCCCTTGATTGCCAGGTTGTTTCCATCAATCTCCATGGGCACTTTGCTGCTACCACCCTATGATTATGCTGCTGTCCAGCCTGTGGAGAGACTATCAAAGAGAACTCAGGTTCCCAGGAGGATCCCTTTATCTCATGGTGGCTACAACTGCTTAGGCCTTTCAAGCTTGGGACTGTGCTAGTGGGGTGAGCCAGCTTACTCATCATGCCTCCAGTAAGAGGCTAGAGTTGGCCCTGGGACTGTTTGATGACCAGTGAAACATCAGCTCTTGGTCTCTGGGGGAAGTCTGGAGTTTGGCTTCATGTAAGCACAGCCAGAATTTGGGATCAGCCTTTGTCTCCTCCCAGAGGCTGTTTAGGCCAGTGAGATGTTGCTGCCATTCCTGGGCCGCAATGCTTTGGAGTGAATTCTAAAATGAGCCTTGTCTCTTCTCCCATCCCATTCCCTGTTCTTATTTTTCCTGGAAGCCCTCCCTATGTGCCCTGGAAGGGGATTGGATTTCCATGGGAAGGACTGCTGCTGGTTCTTAAAAGGAGACTGTTcctgctggggggagggggagcatcCATCTGCTGAATTTGCTTGAAAATGCCCCCTTTGCTGTAGAGTACAAATTCAATTAAACTGGAGCCTGAGAACCACGCTGCCTCCATTCTGCTTGCTGGTGTGGTGGTGGGGTATGCACAGGGGAGAAGACAGCCAGGACTGAGAAGGGTCTGGAGCCTGAGCTGTGGCTTGGGTTTCCCCAGGGATCTCCTAGCAGGTCTCTAGGGCAGCCTTTCCCACACTGCTCTGATGATAGAGCTCTAGTCACCACTAAAAAGGGTCAGAGACATGACATTTGGGGCCATACAAGGCATTGTTTCTCACTGAAAAATGGCTGTACTTGATAGCGGACTTGATAAAACAAACTGCTCTGTGTAATGCTCACCATTCCAGAGACTGAATGAGTTATTTGGGTGGAGGGACCACTCAACAAGGGCTGCCCCTTCCTACATCTGGCAAAGGAAGGGAGGTGCGGGTGCAAATCGGGAAGGCAACCGTGCTTGTCAGGGTGCTTAGCGGAGTTTTGTCTGGTCCCAGAGATGTGGGCTTTGGCAGGGAAAATGCTGCTGCTGCCACCTGGGTGAAAGTTGGAGCTAGCTGGTGAGCGGGCACCCGCTCTGCGCCAGGCCCCGGAGGTGTGGCGGTCTGGAAAGAGGCAGAGCCTCCGTCTGCTCCCGGAGCTGCCTCGGGAGGGGGCCAGCAGTTCCGATCCAACGGGGTGCATGTGGCCCGCGTGGCTGAAGTCCTCCGATCACCGTCCTAGGCGTTCTGGTCCCGGAGAGCTTTCCGCCTCATTAGCTGCTCTGGCCTCGGGCTCCTCGGGGAGAGGGCTGGGAGCTGAGGAAGCTTCTTTGGGCCCCCCCAGGGCCGGGGGCTCGTCTCGGGGCCAGGAAGAGCTTCTCTTTGGTACCCGGCACCCACTCCCTCACGCCTGGCTGTTCGTGCGGTGGGTCGGTGCTGCCCCCTGGTGGTGGTCGGGAGCACTAGAAGGCTTACCGTTCATTTGTTTAGATCCAGCTCCAGTGCCCCTtggagggaaactgagacccagaggtgaTGGGACATGACCAACTTCACGCACAGAACATTATTAGCTGGgctcagatttgaaaccaagttctgtgactcaaaatccagttttcttttaACGGCTCCACAATGACTCACCAGGCAGCAGATCTGGACATTGAGCAAAATCTGACATTCTATATGGTCTGTTCAGTTTAAATGCTGGACCATGATTTAGTTAATATAGAgaactctcttttttaaaaaccctaagcattgattctaaggcagaagagtggtaagaggtaggcataagtgacttacccagggtcatacaggtaggaagtgtctgaggccagatttgactccaggaCTTCTACTTGGGACTCTacccactgggccatctagcagTCCTGATAGAGGGAACTCTTATTAAACAATGCAGGTTCTCACTTTTGCAATTTGTGACTAGAAAAGGGATATTTAAAGTGTTGGCTGCATGTGACTCATTATGCTCCCAAGTGCCTGCCAAATGAAATGAAGATGTagatgggaaatatttaattaaacaaaaacaataaaacatagataatgtcatTATGTGGTCCTCTCAGTCAGTACCTGGCTGGAGGAGATGCAGGGATCCTTCTGAAGGGTTTAGTGGCCCCTGATTCTCTGAGTTTGACCCCACTGGCCTAGAGcactgaggggttaagtgacgtggcttcaggtcacacagccaatccTATTGGAGGTGGGACTAGAGTTTCCTGGTTCTGAGTTTCATTCTATGTCCATTAAATCACATTAGTTCTTAAAGGAGGCCATGATTTCCAAATCTCTATTAGGCATGTTTTGGATTAGTTGAGATGCTTTCCTTGCCTGTGAGTCTACATCTGGGCAGACTCTTCCCCCTTGAGTATGAGCTCAGGGACGGCCTACTTCATTTGAATACCCAGCTTAAGTGAAGCATTGTGAGAGCCTGCAAAAAACAGgtgacagacacagagagatgaTCTATTTAATCATTGGATTTAATCATTGGATTAACTGCTGATTACAGTCCTCCATGAAAGATGACTATATGCCATCTTGACCGTTGAGATTGGAattttgccttctctcttttcctcagattctttctgttccttttaGAATCTTATTTCCTAGAAGCTGCTACTGTCTTTATGAGTACCCTATTGTCCCTGCTCAACTGCTTACATATAACTGAGTAAGTCTCTGAATCCTCTTAAAGCTACAATTTCCTTTACCTATAGAATGGGGATGCTTTAATGGGTATAGGGTACTACAGGATCaaaggagatcatagatataaAACAGTTCAGTatagtgggtagagagctggccttgaatcCAGGAAGGCTGGGATTGAGTCCCACCTCTGAATTTTACCTCTGGATCATGtattgtctgtgtgaccctaggtcaGTCACCTGTGCTTGAAGGAACTCAAACTATTAGTTGCAGAGaagctctgggagagggagtttcctcaccagaagTTCCCTATTTCAATGAAAGTACAGGATTAGTCCCCATGCCTTTTAACTCTAGCACACATCTGCCCAACCACCCCTTCCAACTACCCCAAATACCCATTCCCAACAACTGAGGGGTTGTGCAAAGATGATAGAAAGTCtgcactttacaggtgaggaaaactgGGGCTTGGAGATGGGGAGTGAGTTGTGgcatatatgattgtgatggaatacaactccataagaaatgaagagcaggttaattaaataaacaaaacaaaaacatggaagacctacatgaaattatgaagagtgaattgagcagaaccaaaagaacattatatatggcaACAGAAGTATTATTTAAAGAAGAACTTGTATATGGCCACCTTCAGAGACTGATGATTAGAGACAAGTctgacataattttatatatagaaatgtatctttttgtcaaatgatgccttctctgatttggggaggggaaggaggaaaatacTTGAGAACTTTATTGTAACAAACAGACTAAAAAAGATTATAAGATTATACATCTTAGTGGCAAAGGCAGCATTTAAACGTAGGGTCTTTTACCCAAGTCCAGGGTTCTTTCTATTCTAACAGTggtaaactgaagcccagagaggctgTGTAAAAAATCTAAATTGTCATAAACCTCTCCTGcactaatgacattttttcccccaaaagaggcaaggactagacaattggggatgagcaacttgcccagggtcacatagctaggaagtgtctgaggctacatttgaacccaaggcctttGGGCTACCGGCCTGGCGTTCAATCCCCTTTGCTACCTAACTGCTTCACTAATAACATCCTTTAATAAGGTGTCCCAGACCCATGAACTGGCTGGAATCCCATGCTGCCGTTATAGCCTTCCCAAAGTTCTGATGGATAAATCAGCATTTATGCGAGAAGCAGGATGAGAGAACAAAGTAGTCAGAGGCTCAGAAATCTAGGACCAGAAGGGCTTTAATAATCTATGTACTCTGATcccttcatcttatagatgaggaaattgaggtccgtGGTGGCTGAGTAGCTTGGCCAAAGACCCAGGGAGTATTTGGGAGAGGTTTCTCCAAGTCGGCCGAATTTGCCACTGTACCTAGTTTGCGTGAGTATGAGCTAGGATCTGAATGTGCTTTCTCTTGCCTGTTGATTTCCCTCGGTGCCCTTGTTCCTTTTCTCACTGGTCTGGCCACACTCACTGGATAAACATCAGGGTTtgtttgttggatttttttttccctcctcctcctcctcccaccctccctctgTACATGGGTCGCCCCAGCTGGTGCTCCAGATGGGGTTATCCTGTTGAAGCGTTCAGGAATTACTTCTGCACACTTTCAGCAGCTCTGTCTGGTGCTTTTCCACCGTTCCTGGCCCTTTCCTGTGCCTGTTGCTATGGTAGCAAGAGAGAACCTGAACTGCGCAGTGGCCATCCCAGATCTGCCATAGAAATCAGAACCCCTCTGCAGGCTTCTGTACCCTTTAGCCTTTGGCAGTGGTCTTTCCTGGACTGGGTTCTGGGCAGAAGAGTACTGATATCAGGGCTCCTGAAAGAATAGCCTCTTCTTTACTTGTCTCAAGCTCCCGGCTGAGAGTCAGaagcctggatttaaatctgcCTCTTCTTGGCCTTAGAGTCTTCTGGAAAATGGGGTTTGGCTGAATAATTTAGAAAATCACTCAGAATCTAAGAGCCATTTGGTCCAGTATATACCCGAACAAGAGTCCTCTCTACCTTGGACTTGACTGATTGGTTGCATAGCTTTTATTGGCATGATGACCTCCAGTGAACCCTTTCAGCATCGGATTCTTTCTGGtgtgtcattttttttaagaCCAAAAGTTAGAAAACTCCACCAAAGCCTGTCTGATGCATTTTCCTGATGTGGAGGCATCTTGGTTTCTCCCAACCCAATCCAATCTGACCCAACGAGCATTTGTCAAATGTGCCAGACATTCATTCAGCTGCAAGGGAGTGTTGTGAATAAGTCTTAGACTtagtaaatcaataaacatttattaagcacttactatgtgctaggtgggcactatgctaagcactggggatacaaaaagagggagaAGCCAGTCCTGCATTCAAATGAAGCCTTGGACACTTAACAGCCTGACTCCAAACAGATCATTTAGCtcttcagccttagtttcttcatctttaaaatgaggatgataatagcaggAACTCCACATTTGTCATGAGGGTCAGATAAGATAAATGGGGAGTGGTTTGCCAACTCAATGCACCAAATAAATGGTGACTCATAAtcactgtgctatgtgctggggatacaaaagcaaaaatgaaagctcctgctctcaaagaaattacattttcttGTGTCAAATGAAGTGATGGGtatgaaagcattttgaaaagtaATGCAAATGtctggtattctttttttttaataattttattgatgttttctttttctttattttctgttttttaaaaaacccttaccttgttttagagttgatactaagtgtcagttccaagacaaaagaagaCCGTTAAGGGCTTGGCAGTTGGGTtgacatgatttgcccagggtcatacagctaggaaggatctaaggccagatttgaacccatgtcctctggacttcaggcctgcctctcaatccattgagccatctagatgtccatcaaacaatttttaaaaagatttaataatCTTTAATTACCAGGCATAAAATGGATTCTAACTCACATGAAATGAACAGTAAAATCAAATCAtctgaaaagaacaaaaagactgtaggtttaagaagaaaagatatttatCATCAAAAAGttctaaagaaatgaaatttggCTACTTGTAAGTACAAAATGTTGTCAAGTCAGGAACCTACTTTAATGAATAGTGTGATTTGTCATTGTGATAGAAgtagtgtttttttaaacaaaacaacgGATTTTAGGTTAACTTTGTCCCTgggacttcatttctttttccaaggaTAATGCAACGTCTAAACTTCAGTCTCCAACTCATCACAAACTCTTGATGGAGCATATTCCAATATGAtgaggtatttttattttttgttttttaaatatacctATTATTTCAGCTTCAAGACAGGCAGAAAGAGCCcgctgccagctgttttggctgaGCAAGGTCAGTGGCCCCTGACCCCTGGCTTAGTTTGGTATGCAGCAGACACTAGATAAATGCTCGTTGAATTGAATCCCTTAGTTGTGGATGGAGTCTTGAAGGTCAGCCTGCTTCGTTTGCTCCTGGCTCTGACCTCCAGGGCTGCCCATAGCTTCCACTAGGGATGGAGGGTGGATTTTCTGAAGATGAGGAATTGGGGGGGTGCTGGTAAGATCAGGGCCAGTGAAGCCCATGATGAATTTGACCCTGATGACTCTGTGGAGGGGAACAATGTCCTCAGGAAAACATTCAGGAAACCGTTCGTGTAGCACTGATCAAAGCTCTGTCTGTAGTAGCTCAGCGGGGTCTGGGCTGCGGGAAACACCGAGGAGTCCAGCAAGGAGCTGGGCCTGAGCCCAAGAGGACTCCTAATGCATTTACCAGGTGGTTAATGTCTGAGTCATTCTGTGTGGCCCTGGAGGGCTGCAGTAAGGCCAGTGATGGATGTCTTAGGGAATCATATGGTAGTTAAGTAAGAAAGACTTCCTTAAAATGAAAGATGTCTGAGAATGCAGTTtgctgcctcaggaggtagtgagttccccatcattGGAGATGTTcaaataagggataggcaaactATGAGAATGGGCATTCTTCTGATAGGGTTTGGCCTAGATGCCCTTTTTGGTCTTTTCCAACTCCTCAAAGCTAAGAATCTTTTGGTTCTGGGACCCAGGGGTGGGGAGGTTGGAGAATTGCTGGTCAACAGACTCTGCtgcatctctgtgcctcagtgttCTTATTATCAGCTTTTCCTGGGTAAGAGATATAATGATTTGGTATGGAACTCCTAACCCACCCACCCCTCATTACTATAGGAAAGAGAATCTTAAAAAAGGATCTGAGACCCTTGTGTTTTGGTCAGGTCCTGTTTCCTCTAGTTTCCCCATTTCGTCAGGAAATCTGGGATTGACTCCCTTATATTTACATCTTGCCTTCCCATCaccctcaaagagctcaaagaTTCATTCTCCCCAGAGAGGACAATGCTGATTCCTTTTAATTTATGGTGGAGGAAACTTGGGCCTCCCAAAGAGAAACAacttgctcaaggacacacaGTAGAACTGTAACTAGGGCGGGCTGATTTGGGCTTTGGGGGTGTCGCCAACCACCATCCTAGAGCACATACTCTCCCTTGTCCCTTGCTTTCTTGCTCTCCACAGCAGCCACCAGGCATTAGCATTGTAGAACCCTTTCTTTGTGTCTCAGGGCTTACCCCTACCCTCACCCCCAATCCCCAAGCATCTGTCCTGCCCTGATTGCCACAGGTACAGCAATTCCCGTTCTGGCTCTGAGTTGGGCCTCCAGGCCAGACTAGAATTCCTGCCTCCAGACCTCCTCCCTCTGTTTGCCTAGCAGCCATCAGAGGAAGCTTCATTGAGCTCTCCCTGTGCTGTGCCCAGCGATGCCACCCCGGGCACCCAAATATGTGGGTGGCCACAGCCACGCCAGAGCCCTGACTAGGGGCCTTAAGAGCCTTTTTCCAGCTGCCTTGAAAGGTTCTTGTTGCCTATCCCCCACCCAGGTCCTCTGTAGGACGGCCCACACCTCCCGTCTAGACCTACCCCCCAATAAAGGCCGAAGTTGTATTGTTTCAGGCCAAAGACGGATGGGCTCTCCTGGCAGCTCCTCAGCTTTGTTCCTCTGGGCTGGCTTCCCTGACTGCCGGAGGGCGGGAGGTCACCGTGTTTCCCACAGGCGTGAGCCGTGTGTGTTGTGATTTCAGCtcaatgatgacaaggtggattGTTTGGCCCCCTAATGTTGTCCCTTAGTCCTTCAGCCTCCAGCCTGGCTTGGGTCTTCATGATACCACTCTGCCTGGGCTTGGGAATGTGGGCATACAGGTTTGTAGAATCACAGATTTGAGctcatctagtccagctccctcATGTTACTAAAGGGGAGAATTAAAGGGGGGTGTATTCTGTGGAtggaaatgacttatccaagtcACACAGTTGTAAGGCCCTTAAAGCCCTAAtgagagacaaaaaaagaacaaagctgAGCCAATGGGAAAGGCTATAGGGCTAGGGGTAGAGGGGTTGAGAGTCCTCCCAAATATAGGATGAAGTCTGACATAAGTGTTCCCTTGGCATTGATGGGAAATAGCTGTGTAGGTGGAGAGCAGATTTACAAAGCAAGATCCTTGGGGGGATAGGGGAAAGGAAGAGTGTGATGTGACCCCTAGAATCCCTTGggttctaggccaccttcctctGTGTTTGGATCCAAATCTGTGTTTGGATTTCCCTTCTGCAACTTACTCCTTATGTATCGTTGCttctttagcctcagtttccttatctgtcagatGAGGTGCTTGAAATAAATGACTCCAAAATCTCTTCTACCTGAACCCTATTATGCTCTGCCCTGCTGCTTTCCCCCCATTTCTTCCTTACCCCCTTACAGCCCCCCTTGGAGGTCTCTAATTGGCCTTAAGCCAGGCCCCTGGGTTTGTGGGGAGCAGGAGCTTGGCCCTGTGCACAGAAGTCTGGTAGCCGCAGGGAGACTTAGAGACCTACAGAACCTTATCAGGCCACAAGGGTCACAGTGAGCTCCTCCCAGCCTTATCACTGTGCTGGGGTGCTCTCCCATTGTGTCCAGGGCCTGGCTTGAGGAGGAGAGCACTGGAAGGAAGTGTCACATTTGGCTCACACTCAGGAGCAATTCTGGGAAATCCTGGCATCCTGGGACAAGAGAGAAGAGGATTACTTTAGATTTCTTAGCTGTAACATCTGGAAAAGGGGGCCCTCAGCACTTCTGCCCAGCGCAATGGGGAGAGTCATGGGCAAAAAGGGATGCCGGTGGGTCTGTCTCTGAGGAATCCTTGGGAGAAAGCCTCTCTGAGGACCTGTCTGCTTGGGCTTAGAGACGCGGGCCCTGAGCGGCTCTCTACCTCTAGCTCTACCCAGCTAGGAAAGGCTGCCCTAGGCGGAAAGTCAGTCTAGGTTGATTAGGATTGCGGTCTCTAGGGTGAAGGAACAGTCAAAGGGCCCCGTCACTACCTccgtccttccttctttcccctcctgccTTATCAGGGCCaggcttcttcctttcttccctgctggcttttttttttttaattaaaaaaattatttttccccttttttcccatAGCTGGCCTTTAAAGTCGGCAACAGTAGATGGACTGTTATGTTTTAGCCTCTTGAGGATCCCTACAGTTGAGGGGGAAAC
Protein-coding regions in this window:
- the SMIM12 gene encoding small integral membrane protein 12; this encodes MWPVFWTAIRVYAPYVTFPVAFVVGAVGYHLEWFIRGKSPQPVEEEKSILERREDRKLEELLGKDLTQVVSLKDKLEFAPKAVLNRNRPEKS